Proteins from one Desulfobacterales bacterium genomic window:
- a CDS encoding fumarate reductase/succinate dehydrogenase flavoprotein subunit: MKLDAKIPAGPLEKKWDKHRFELKLENPSNRRKFNIIVVGTGLAGSSASATLAELGYNVKTFCLQDSPRRAHSIAAQGGINAAKNYQNDGDSIWRLFYDTIKGGDFRSREANVYRLAQVSNHIIDQCVAQGVPFARDYGGLLTNRSFGGAQVSRTFYSRGQTGQQLLLGAYRALSRQVASEQVTLYPRRDILELVVIDGRARGVVARNLITGEIESHSAHAVVLATGGYGNVYFLSTNAMASNVSTIFRAFRKGAYFANPCFTQIHPTCIPVHGKYQSKLTLMSESLRNDGRVWVPKHPGDKRAPHQIPESERDYFLERKYPSFGNLVPRDVASRNVKEQCDQGKGVGETGLAVYLDFADSIKREGKDSIAQKYDNLFQMYEKITAQNPYETPMMIYPAVHYTMGGLWVDYNLMTTVPGLFAIGEANFSDHGANRLGASALMQGLADGYFIIPNTLGGYLAGAHLNDVTVDHPAFRSAAQASLDRIQRLLSIKGKRTVDDFHKELGLIMWEYCGMSRNNAGLAEAKQLVHSLKKEFWDNAIVPGINEEFNQSLEKAGRVADFFEFSELMLSDALARKESCGCHFNENYQTEDNEALRDDENLCHVAAWEFGGEDKEPIFHKEPLSFENVELTQRSYK, encoded by the coding sequence ATGAAACTTGATGCAAAAATACCGGCCGGACCCCTTGAAAAAAAATGGGACAAACACCGCTTTGAATTAAAGCTTGAAAATCCGAGCAACCGCAGAAAATTCAACATCATTGTGGTGGGCACCGGTCTGGCCGGCAGTTCGGCATCCGCCACCCTGGCAGAACTCGGCTATAACGTCAAAACCTTCTGCCTTCAGGACAGTCCGCGCCGGGCACACAGCATTGCGGCCCAGGGGGGAATCAATGCCGCCAAAAATTATCAAAATGACGGCGATAGCATCTGGCGCCTTTTCTACGACACAATAAAAGGCGGTGATTTTCGCTCGCGCGAGGCCAATGTCTACCGCCTGGCCCAGGTCAGCAACCATATCATCGACCAGTGTGTAGCCCAGGGGGTCCCCTTTGCCAGAGATTATGGCGGGCTGTTGACCAACCGATCGTTTGGCGGCGCCCAGGTATCACGCACCTTTTATTCCCGCGGCCAAACCGGTCAGCAGCTGCTTTTAGGAGCCTACCGGGCGCTGTCCCGGCAAGTCGCTTCAGAGCAGGTAACCCTGTATCCCCGCCGGGACATCTTGGAGCTGGTGGTGATAGACGGAAGGGCCCGGGGGGTTGTCGCCCGCAACCTGATTACCGGTGAAATTGAATCCCACAGCGCCCATGCGGTCGTCCTTGCCACCGGCGGTTACGGCAATGTTTATTTTCTCTCCACCAATGCCATGGCATCCAATGTGAGCACCATCTTTCGCGCCTTTCGCAAAGGCGCCTATTTCGCCAACCCTTGTTTTACACAGATTCATCCCACCTGCATACCCGTTCATGGCAAGTACCAGTCCAAACTGACCCTGATGAGCGAAAGCCTCCGGAACGACGGCCGGGTATGGGTGCCGAAACATCCGGGCGATAAACGGGCGCCCCATCAGATACCCGAGTCTGAAAGGGATTATTTTTTGGAAAGGAAATACCCCAGCTTCGGCAATCTGGTCCCCAGGGATGTCGCCTCCCGCAATGTCAAGGAACAATGCGACCAGGGCAAAGGGGTGGGGGAAACCGGACTGGCTGTTTATCTCGACTTTGCCGACAGCATCAAAAGGGAAGGCAAAGACAGCATCGCCCAGAAATACGACAATCTTTTTCAGATGTATGAAAAAATTACAGCCCAGAATCCCTACGAAACCCCCATGATGATATATCCCGCGGTCCATTACACCATGGGCGGACTGTGGGTGGACTACAACCTCATGACTACGGTTCCGGGCCTTTTTGCCATCGGCGAGGCCAACTTTTCAGACCATGGGGCCAACCGTCTGGGCGCCAGCGCACTGATGCAGGGACTGGCCGACGGCTACTTCATCATACCCAACACCCTCGGAGGATATCTGGCCGGCGCTCATCTGAATGATGTTACGGTCGATCATCCCGCTTTCCGCTCAGCCGCTCAGGCATCTTTAGACCGGATACAGCGGCTCCTTTCCATCAAGGGGAAACGCACGGTCGATGATTTTCACAAGGAACTGGGACTGATCATGTGGGAATACTGCGGCATGTCCAGAAATAACGCCGGCCTTGCCGAAGCCAAACAGCTGGTTCATTCCTTAAAGAAAGAATTTTGGGACAATGCCATCGTGCCCGGGATCAATGAAGAATTTAACCAAAGCCTTGAAAAGGCCGGACGGGTTGCCGACTTTTTTGAATTTTCGGAATTGATGTTAAGCGATGCCTTGGCACGAAAGGAATCCTGCGGCTGTCATTTCAACGAAAATTATCAAACCGAAGACAACGAAGCCCTCAGGGATGATGAAAATCTCTGTCATGTAGCAGCCTGGGAGTTTGGCGGTGAGGACAAAGAGCCGATTTTTCATAAGGAACCGCTATCATTTGAAAATGTGGAATTAACCCAAAGGAGTTATAAGTGA
- a CDS encoding succinate dehydrogenase/fumarate reductase iron-sulfur subunit, with the protein MTQTIGLTLKIWRQKLPDAKGSFETYDAADISVDMSFLEMLDVVNERLTLDGRDPIAFDHDCREGICGACGSVVNGRPHGHVAATTLCQLHMRHFKDGQTIVIEPWRSKAFPVIKDLVVDRSPLDKIIQAGGYISVTTGGAQEANTIPVPIEQNKKAMDAATCIGCGACVAACPNSSAMLFIGASVSHLALLPQGKPEAARRVLSMVRQMDELGFGNCSNETECQAECPKEISITNIACLNREFIRAGLFSTEE; encoded by the coding sequence GTGACACAGACCATCGGCCTGACGCTGAAAATATGGCGGCAGAAGCTGCCGGATGCTAAAGGGAGTTTCGAAACATACGATGCCGCAGATATTTCTGTGGACATGTCCTTTCTTGAAATGCTGGATGTCGTCAACGAACGATTGACCCTTGACGGCAGGGACCCCATTGCGTTCGACCACGACTGCCGCGAAGGAATCTGCGGCGCCTGCGGCAGCGTCGTCAATGGCAGGCCCCACGGCCACGTAGCGGCCACCACCCTTTGCCAATTGCACATGCGTCATTTTAAGGACGGCCAGACCATTGTAATTGAACCTTGGCGTTCTAAAGCATTTCCGGTCATAAAAGATCTGGTGGTGGATCGCAGTCCATTGGACAAAATTATCCAGGCCGGCGGTTATATTTCGGTGACCACCGGCGGCGCCCAGGAGGCCAACACCATCCCGGTTCCCATTGAGCAAAATAAAAAGGCGATGGATGCCGCCACCTGTATCGGCTGCGGCGCCTGTGTGGCCGCATGCCCCAATTCATCGGCCATGCTGTTCATCGGCGCCAGCGTTTCCCATCTGGCCCTGCTGCCCCAGGGAAAACCCGAGGCAGCCAGACGCGTCTTGTCCATGGTTCGACAAATGGATGAACTCGGATTCGGCAATTGCTCCAATGAAACCGAATGCCAGGCAGAATGCCCCAAGGAAATCTCAATTACCAACATCGCCTGCTTAAACCGCGAATTTATCAGGGCCGGTCTCTTCTCAACCGAAGAGTAA